From Bacillus sp. Bos-x628, the proteins below share one genomic window:
- a CDS encoding FGGY-family carbohydrate kinase yields MNHEFTARVIEEGRTSLGIEFGSTRIKAILIDEQFQTIAQGTYEWESTRQNGMWTYHLIDIITGLQVAYRHMKEEAERTYGVTIRTIGSIGVSAMMHGYIACNHTGELLVPFRTWRNSTTSEASQKLTDLFQFHIPERWSIAHLYQAILDEEKHVYRLEFMTTLSGYIHWLLTGKQAIGIGDASGMFPIDETTKNYNEAMLDQFDELIAEKGYPWQLRHLLPSVYLAGEEAGMLTTAGASILDQSKQLQPGIPFCPPEGDAGTGMVATNSIKRRTGNISVGTSVFAMIVLEKNLAGVYPEVDIVTTPDGNPVAMVHANNCTSDLNAWMGLFREAFEAMGQPVDTKRLYEVLLHQALKADYDGGGLLSYGYYSGENITRMQEGRPLFVRSAESHFNLANFMRTHLFSAFGALKIGMDRLKENEQVAIDRLLGHGGLFKTPLVGQKMVAAALNTPVSVISTAGEGGAFGMAVLASYIVHRQQQPLADFLEHQVFASTTEELMEPNPLDVKGFEVFLKRYQEGLHIEKAAVDHLTMKKGAEWIC; encoded by the coding sequence ATGAATCATGAATTTACTGCAAGAGTCATTGAAGAGGGACGGACATCTTTAGGCATTGAGTTTGGCTCAACTCGAATTAAAGCGATTTTAATAGATGAGCAGTTTCAAACAATCGCACAGGGGACATATGAATGGGAAAGTACACGCCAAAATGGAATGTGGACGTATCACTTAATCGATATCATAACGGGTCTTCAGGTTGCTTATCGCCATATGAAAGAGGAGGCAGAGCGAACTTATGGAGTCACGATTCGGACAATTGGCTCTATTGGGGTTTCTGCCATGATGCATGGGTATATCGCATGTAATCATACAGGGGAGCTGCTCGTCCCGTTTCGAACGTGGCGGAATTCAACAACCAGCGAAGCCAGTCAAAAGTTGACGGACTTATTCCAATTTCATATCCCAGAAAGATGGAGCATTGCTCACTTGTATCAAGCGATATTAGACGAGGAGAAACATGTCTATCGTCTAGAATTTATGACAACCTTATCTGGATACATTCACTGGCTGTTAACTGGAAAGCAGGCCATAGGAATTGGGGATGCTTCAGGGATGTTTCCAATCGATGAAACAACGAAGAATTATAACGAAGCCATGCTCGATCAATTTGATGAATTGATTGCAGAAAAAGGCTATCCGTGGCAGCTTCGTCATCTTTTGCCGAGTGTATATCTTGCTGGCGAAGAGGCTGGCATGTTAACGACAGCAGGAGCATCTATTTTAGATCAATCGAAGCAATTGCAGCCAGGTATTCCTTTTTGCCCGCCAGAGGGAGACGCTGGGACAGGGATGGTGGCCACAAACAGTATAAAAAGACGAACAGGGAATATTTCAGTTGGTACGTCTGTCTTTGCCATGATTGTATTAGAAAAAAATCTGGCAGGTGTATACCCTGAAGTCGATATCGTCACCACACCAGATGGGAATCCAGTAGCGATGGTTCATGCCAATAATTGTACAAGTGACTTAAACGCTTGGATGGGTTTATTTCGTGAGGCTTTTGAAGCAATGGGTCAGCCGGTTGACACAAAAAGGTTGTACGAAGTATTACTTCATCAAGCCTTAAAAGCAGATTATGATGGCGGAGGACTATTAAGCTATGGCTATTATTCTGGTGAAAATATTACAAGGATGCAAGAGGGCAGACCTCTTTTTGTCCGATCGGCAGAGAGTCATTTTAATCTAGCCAATTTTATGCGTACCCATCTTTTTTCTGCATTTGGTGCGTTGAAAATAGGAATGGATAGGTTAAAAGAAAATGAACAAGTGGCGATTGATCGATTACTAGGTCATGGTGGTTTGTTTAAAACACCCCTCGTTGGTCAAAAAATGGTGGCCGCTGCTTTGAACACACCGGTCTCAGTTATTTCAACTGCAGGAGAAGGTGGTGCATTTGGTATGGCCGTCCTCGCTTCATACATAGTGCATCGTCAACAGCAACCTTTGGCTGATTTCCTTGAACATCAAGTGTTTGCAAGTACAACAGAAGAGCTGATGGAACCAAATCCACTAGATGTCAAAGGCTTTGAGGTATTTTTAAAGCGCTATCAAGAAGGGTTGCATATTGAAAAAGCAGCAGTAGACCATTTAACGATGAAGAAGGGAGCGGAATGGATATGTTAG
- a CDS encoding L-ribulose-5-phosphate 4-epimerase, translated as MLERLKEEVFQANLDLPKYGLVKFTWGNVSACDRDSGLFVIKPSGIDYDKLKAEDMVVVDFDGQVVEGELSPSSDTATHAVLYKHYEEIGGISHSHSTWATVWAQAGLDLPAMGTTHADTFYGNVPCARFLTEDEVNRGYEVETGRLIIETFEKRDLDVMAVPGILLQGHGPFTWGKDAKSAVMNSVVLDEVAKMNLFAKQLNEYAEPLPQRILDKHYLRKHGQNAYYGQKSSR; from the coding sequence ATGTTAGAGCGATTAAAAGAAGAAGTGTTTCAAGCCAATCTAGACCTGCCCAAATATGGACTTGTGAAATTTACATGGGGCAATGTCAGTGCATGCGATCGTGACAGCGGTCTGTTTGTGATTAAACCAAGCGGTATCGATTATGACAAATTAAAAGCGGAAGATATGGTGGTTGTCGATTTTGACGGTCAGGTGGTTGAAGGAGAATTGAGCCCTTCTTCAGATACAGCCACACATGCTGTGCTTTACAAACACTATGAAGAGATTGGTGGTATTTCACATAGTCATTCGACTTGGGCGACGGTATGGGCACAAGCTGGTCTTGATTTACCCGCAATGGGCACAACCCATGCTGATACCTTTTATGGTAATGTCCCTTGCGCTCGCTTTCTCACAGAAGACGAAGTAAATCGCGGCTATGAGGTGGAGACAGGTCGACTGATCATTGAAACGTTTGAGAAAAGAGATTTAGATGTGATGGCGGTTCCAGGCATCTTATTGCAAGGTCATGGTCCATTTACGTGGGGGAAAGATGCGAAGAGCGCGGTCATGAATAGTGTGGTACTAGACGAAGTTGCGAAAATGAATCTCTTTGCAAAGCAATTGAACGAGTATGCCGAGCCGCTCCCGCAGCGAATTTTAGATAAACATTATTTAAGAAAGCATGGTCAAAACGCGTATTACGGACAAAAATCTTCAAGATAA
- the araA gene encoding L-arabinose isomerase, whose product MLTSQKKEFWFVVGSQHLYGDKALQQVKADAQTMTNALNESGLLPYPIILQELAVSADQITQLMKEINYRDEVIGVITWMHTFSPAKMWIRGTSLLQKPLLHLVTQYYERIPWDTINMDYMNLHQSAHGDREYGYINARLNKRNHIVVGHWSKQDVKQQIAEWMDVAAAYHESFQIKVARFGDNMRHVAVTEGDKIEAQIQFGWTVDYYGIGDLVEYVNAVKETEVDALFADYLEQYDINYGSYSLEKWEASVKEQARYEIAIKRFLDEGGYNAFTTNFEDLHGMKQLPGLAVQRLMAQGYGFAGEGDWKTAALARLLKVMSHHQSTGFMEDYTYEMTSGQEAVLQSHMLEVDPALANTKPAIVVSPLGIGNREDPARLVFDGKAGEGVVVSIADFGTHFKWLIQEVEAFEPQEAAPHLPVARVLWKVKPTFQGGVKAWIEQGGGHHTVVSLHLTVDQIIRFAKLVNVDYVVV is encoded by the coding sequence ATGTTAACAAGTCAGAAAAAAGAGTTTTGGTTTGTTGTCGGTTCACAGCATCTATATGGGGATAAAGCGTTACAACAAGTGAAGGCAGATGCACAAACGATGACGAATGCTTTAAATGAAAGCGGTTTACTACCATACCCGATTATTTTACAAGAGCTTGCTGTCAGTGCTGATCAAATCACACAACTGATGAAAGAGATCAACTATCGTGATGAGGTCATAGGTGTCATCACTTGGATGCATACATTTTCTCCAGCAAAAATGTGGATACGAGGCACCTCTTTGTTGCAAAAGCCCCTCCTTCATTTAGTCACGCAGTATTATGAAAGAATTCCATGGGACACCATTAATATGGACTATATGAATCTACATCAATCTGCTCATGGAGACAGGGAGTATGGATATATTAATGCGCGATTGAATAAGCGAAACCATATTGTGGTCGGCCATTGGTCCAAACAAGATGTGAAACAGCAAATCGCCGAATGGATGGATGTAGCTGCTGCCTATCATGAGAGCTTTCAAATTAAGGTGGCCCGCTTTGGTGATAATATGCGCCATGTAGCTGTTACAGAAGGGGATAAAATAGAAGCACAAATTCAATTCGGCTGGACGGTTGATTACTATGGGATAGGCGACCTTGTTGAATATGTGAATGCGGTGAAAGAGACAGAAGTTGATGCGTTATTTGCCGATTATCTAGAACAATATGATATCAATTATGGATCGTATTCATTGGAAAAATGGGAAGCGAGTGTGAAGGAGCAGGCGCGATATGAAATTGCAATTAAACGTTTCTTAGATGAAGGCGGTTACAACGCTTTTACGACGAACTTTGAGGATTTACATGGGATGAAGCAACTGCCAGGACTTGCGGTACAGCGACTCATGGCACAGGGATACGGGTTTGCAGGTGAGGGTGATTGGAAAACGGCAGCGCTTGCTCGTTTATTAAAGGTTATGAGCCATCATCAATCAACTGGTTTTATGGAGGACTACACGTATGAAATGACGTCTGGACAGGAAGCTGTGCTACAATCTCATATGTTAGAAGTAGATCCGGCACTCGCCAATACCAAACCCGCCATTGTTGTATCTCCTCTTGGAATAGGAAATCGAGAAGATCCAGCTCGCCTTGTGTTTGATGGAAAAGCGGGAGAGGGTGTGGTCGTATCCATTGCAGACTTTGGTACGCATTTCAAATGGCTCATTCAAGAAGTCGAAGCCTTTGAGCCGCAAGAAGCAGCACCCCATTTACCAGTTGCTCGCGTTTTATGGAAAGTAAAACCAACCTTTCAGGGTGGTGTAAAGGCATGGATCGAACAAGGTGGCGGGCATCATACGGTGGTATCTCTCCATTTAACTGTTGATCAAATCATTCGTTTTGCTAAGCTTGTGAATGTAGATTACGTAGTCGTATAA
- a CDS encoding sugar porter family MFS transporter, whose protein sequence is MEKKVSSNFIFFFGSFAGILFGYDIGIIAGAEGHIQQEFQLSPLWLGIVVSSLMGGAIIGSILSGLLGDKFGRRKLILVSSIIFFVGAIGSAIAPEEISLTIARIFLGTAVGTASSLVPAYMSEIAPAKIRGKLSGLNQLMIVSGLLLSYIVAFVFEPIPNSWRFMLGSAALFAIVLYIGMLKLPESPRYLIKHGMANKARDVLRSLRSSNEEIEAEMQEILEVAKEERSGIRQLFQKKFRMALVIGIGMATLQQIQGANSIVYYATSIARNVGLAPQVAAGFTVIVGVIFVVTTVIFLQFVDRFDRRTILTVGGTGMALSFFAPAALGALGVSDGILNWVTLISLCCFILCYAFSWAPITWIIIGEIFPLSVRGIGAGISSAFNWTGSLAVGLVFPILADQFSFGVIFSSFGVICLIGLLFTRFVLVETKGRSLEQIETDMAARV, encoded by the coding sequence TTGGAGAAAAAAGTGTCAAGTAATTTTATCTTCTTTTTCGGATCGTTTGCAGGGATATTATTTGGATACGATATTGGCATTATTGCGGGTGCAGAAGGGCACATTCAGCAAGAATTTCAGCTCAGCCCATTATGGCTTGGAATTGTCGTATCCTCATTAATGGGTGGTGCGATCATTGGTTCGATTTTAAGCGGTCTATTAGGTGATAAGTTTGGTCGCCGAAAGCTTATTTTGGTCTCGTCCATCATCTTTTTTGTAGGTGCCATCGGATCAGCCATAGCGCCAGAAGAAATCTCTCTGACCATTGCCCGCATTTTTTTAGGAACAGCAGTAGGAACAGCCTCATCTTTAGTGCCGGCATACATGTCTGAAATTGCTCCTGCTAAAATTCGCGGCAAATTGTCTGGGCTCAATCAGCTTATGATTGTCAGCGGGTTATTGCTTAGCTATATTGTGGCATTTGTATTTGAACCGATTCCGAATAGCTGGCGGTTTATGCTCGGCAGTGCAGCCCTATTTGCCATCGTTCTTTATATTGGAATGCTCAAACTTCCTGAATCTCCGAGGTACTTAATCAAGCATGGAATGGCGAATAAAGCCCGTGATGTGTTAAGATCTCTTCGCTCCTCCAATGAAGAAATCGAGGCGGAAATGCAAGAAATTTTAGAGGTGGCAAAAGAAGAACGTTCAGGTATTCGTCAATTGTTCCAAAAGAAATTCCGAATGGCACTTGTCATTGGGATTGGCATGGCCACACTTCAGCAAATACAGGGAGCTAATTCAATTGTGTACTACGCAACAAGTATTGCGAGAAATGTAGGCCTTGCTCCGCAGGTGGCTGCAGGATTTACGGTCATCGTTGGTGTCATATTTGTGGTGACAACCGTCATTTTTTTACAATTTGTTGATCGGTTTGATCGCCGAACGATCCTCACAGTAGGGGGAACAGGGATGGCACTTTCCTTCTTTGCACCAGCGGCATTAGGTGCACTGGGAGTTAGTGACGGGATTTTAAACTGGGTCACATTGATTTCACTTTGCTGCTTTATTTTGTGCTATGCCTTCTCATGGGCGCCGATCACTTGGATCATCATCGGCGAAATCTTTCCGCTCTCTGTCAGGGGCATTGGAGCAGGCATTTCATCTGCCTTCAACTGGACTGGATCACTAGCCGTCGGACTTGTCTTCCCGATCTTGGCTGATCAATTTAGTTTTGGTGTCATTTTCTCCTCATTCGGAGTGATCTGCTTAATCGGACTATTGTTCACCCGCTTTGTTTTAGTCGAAACAAAAGGAAGAAGCTTAGAGCAAATCGAAACCGATATGGCAGCACGTGTATAA
- a CDS encoding spore coat protein: protein MSRNKLDNFFFGPRRGNQGEVETVVSPTRQIVNTTTNEKTIRKIHPTHITNVNKHIKRIENYYPVTQTEQNEYIVEEYDCGWDVKNPCCRPVKRCKW from the coding sequence ATGAGCCGAAACAAATTAGACAACTTTTTCTTTGGTCCTCGCCGAGGGAATCAGGGAGAAGTTGAGACGGTTGTATCCCCTACACGTCAGATTGTCAATACAACAACGAACGAAAAAACCATTAGAAAAATTCATCCAACTCATATCACAAACGTAAACAAGCATATCAAAAGAATTGAAAACTACTATCCTGTGACCCAAACTGAACAGAATGAGTATATTGTTGAAGAATACGATTGCGGTTGGGATGTAAAGAATCCTTGCTGCCGCCCGGTAAAACGTTGCAAATGGTAA
- a CDS encoding T7SS effector LXG polymorphic toxin yields the protein MEERAKHYQELREQMIDLKHALQGVANLGDDFTGKGADNIKSFYQELAGNVDMLISFIDKQKVFHEGVAGTLEDANFGGDTFIDEHFLENQVEMGLKNAKSIVSDQKKALETIFQDIDDLISLDVFDDQIFDEKITDAEDERKKTVKDLNELDQHLKDEYALSETEEQATMALYAEMMNATNNGKTISPINFDKKAYQNSEIYKAKSDIEKQTSEYLKIKKEQEEARKIAKEQEALANRSWYEKALDYGGNIVNELTGVNDAKRAATGIDPVTGKHLTAGERVAAGGMAAAGYIPIVGWAGRIFKGGKAVYKTTQATSAAVRAVDIYKTSQKSFDALKTSQKGLYGLTATNGFSETITGRDMFGNKISKEQQEASMNAALGMLLPIGAKGIHGKIGVKATNKNKSYEQSRNEALAWLEERGFKSEKQTFGKFGYTRNKPIGRQTEDGKIGFRIEHDSRSGAHINVWAGKEKGPHFEFDASEKTVKKIQKHFR from the coding sequence ATGGAAGAAAGAGCGAAGCACTATCAGGAACTCCGGGAACAAATGATAGATTTGAAGCACGCATTACAAGGTGTAGCCAATCTCGGTGATGATTTCACGGGAAAAGGTGCCGACAATATTAAAAGTTTTTATCAAGAGCTTGCTGGAAATGTGGACATGTTGATTAGCTTTATAGATAAACAAAAAGTCTTCCACGAAGGTGTTGCGGGTACACTTGAAGATGCCAATTTCGGCGGTGATACTTTTATTGATGAACACTTTTTAGAAAATCAGGTAGAGATGGGGTTAAAAAACGCCAAAAGTATTGTATCTGATCAAAAGAAGGCACTGGAAACCATTTTTCAGGACATAGATGATCTCATCTCTCTTGATGTGTTTGATGATCAAATCTTTGATGAAAAGATAACGGATGCCGAAGACGAACGGAAAAAGACCGTAAAAGATTTAAACGAATTAGACCAACATCTAAAAGATGAATATGCTTTGTCAGAGACTGAAGAGCAGGCTACAATGGCATTGTACGCCGAAATGATGAATGCGACAAATAACGGAAAAACCATTTCACCGATCAATTTTGATAAGAAAGCGTATCAAAATAGTGAAATCTATAAAGCAAAAAGCGATATTGAGAAGCAAACTTCTGAATATCTCAAAATCAAAAAAGAACAGGAAGAAGCCCGCAAGATTGCGAAGGAACAAGAAGCATTGGCGAACCGTTCTTGGTATGAAAAAGCACTTGATTATGGTGGAAACATCGTGAATGAACTGACCGGAGTGAATGACGCCAAACGAGCCGCAACAGGTATTGATCCTGTGACAGGCAAACATCTCACCGCAGGAGAGCGTGTTGCCGCAGGCGGAATGGCAGCGGCAGGTTATATCCCAATCGTCGGCTGGGCGGGGCGCATTTTCAAAGGCGGAAAGGCTGTCTATAAAACAACCCAAGCCACATCAGCCGCAGTCAGGGCAGTGGACATTTACAAGACGTCACAAAAGTCTTTTGACGCTTTAAAAACATCTCAAAAAGGGTTATATGGTCTCACTGCAACCAATGGCTTCAGTGAAACAATTACTGGTAGAGATATGTTTGGGAACAAAATCTCAAAAGAACAGCAAGAAGCCAGCATGAACGCAGCGCTTGGAATGCTTTTGCCGATTGGGGCGAAAGGGATTCACGGTAAAATAGGGGTTAAGGCTACAAATAAAAACAAGTCATACGAGCAATCTAGAAATGAAGCACTGGCTTGGTTGGAGGAAAGAGGCTTTAAATCTGAAAAACAAACCTTTGGAAAGTTTGGATACACTAGAAATAAACCTATAGGTAGACAAACTGAGGACGGTAAAATAGGTTTCCGAATCGAGCATGATAGTAGGAGTGGTGCTCATATTAACGTTTGGGCTGGGAAAGAAAAGGGACCGCATTTTGAATTTGATGCATCCGAAAAAACAGTGAAAAAAATACAAAAACATTTCAGATAA
- a CDS encoding rhs-associated protein: protein MNTYDEDLIKDLELKDLLNCVKVNKDPEIYLDLLEQKFEFDGSKIDWLQTKNHYSMNSNNESLLPDALLFITELKEKYLDNNLQVIYIGDNLTEFGYQFELKHIEELLVCFLDVPQHHYFISLEGDWCMCISYENYLDFGFSLNKK, encoded by the coding sequence TTGAATACTTATGATGAAGATCTAATAAAGGATTTGGAATTAAAAGACCTTCTTAATTGTGTCAAAGTAAATAAAGATCCAGAAATTTATTTAGATTTATTAGAACAAAAATTTGAATTTGATGGTTCGAAAATAGATTGGTTACAAACTAAAAATCATTATAGTATGAACTCAAATAATGAATCGTTACTTCCTGATGCTCTTCTATTTATAACTGAATTAAAAGAAAAATATTTAGATAATAACTTACAAGTAATTTACATAGGGGATAATCTTACAGAGTTTGGGTACCAGTTTGAATTAAAGCATATAGAAGAGTTACTAGTCTGTTTTTTAGATGTCCCACAGCACCACTACTTTATATCATTAGAAGGTGATTGGTGTATGTGCATTTCTTATGAAAACTATTTGGATTTCGGTTTTAGTTTAAACAAGAAATAA
- a CDS encoding nuclease-related domain-containing protein — MVGNGETKTRQIDHLVILPSDVYIIETKYWRGTVIHGINHKNAKSIANDFSFVFELLFPNVNSDKEQTIIFMKNSNIDKDSDQKMSINISFYDNPRNTMYKLRNFLITYHHKFNYVEPIVYFGYPESKENRVLDYSKKDKYRFTSKASLCEYFENEVLRPAKYTVDEIQQIKMIMQKVNYLS; from the coding sequence ATAGTAGGCAATGGGGAGACAAAGACCAGACAAATTGACCATTTAGTTATTTTGCCATCAGATGTCTATATTATAGAAACGAAGTATTGGCGTGGAACAGTTATTCATGGGATTAATCATAAAAATGCGAAATCAATTGCTAATGACTTTTCGTTTGTTTTTGAACTATTATTTCCGAATGTGAATAGTGATAAAGAGCAGACTATCATTTTTATGAAAAATAGCAATATAGATAAGGATTCTGATCAAAAAATGTCTATAAATATTTCTTTTTATGATAACCCAAGAAACACAATGTACAAACTCAGAAATTTTCTCATAACCTATCATCATAAATTCAACTATGTTGAGCCTATAGTCTATTTTGGTTATCCAGAGAGTAAAGAAAATCGTGTATTAGATTATTCTAAAAAAGATAAGTATAGATTTACCTCAAAAGCGAGTCTGTGCGAGTATTTTGAGAATGAGGTTTTAAGACCGGCTAAATATACGGTTGATGAGATACAACAAATAAAAATGATTATGCAAAAAGTTAACTATCTCTCATAA
- the sigK gene encoding RNA polymerase sporulation sigma factor SigK, translating to MAGVFTAMGLMVKELVFLVSYVKNNAFPQPLSGDDEKKYLALMAQGNEHARNMLIEHNLRLVAHIVKKFENTGEDAEDLISIGTIGLIKAIESYSSGKGTKLATYAARCIENEILMHLRALKKTKKDVSLHDPIGQDKEGNEISLIDILKSESEDVIDTIQLNMELEKVKEYIDILDGREKEVIVGRFGLDLKKEKTQREIAKELGISRSYVSRIEKRALMKMFHEFYRAEKEKRKRDKGK from the coding sequence GTGGCAGGAGTATTTACAGCGATGGGATTGATGGTCAAAGAATTGGTGTTTTTAGTGTCCTATGTCAAAAACAATGCCTTTCCACAACCCCTTTCAGGAGATGATGAAAAAAAATACTTAGCCCTCATGGCACAGGGGAATGAACATGCAAGAAACATGCTCATTGAACATAACCTTCGGCTTGTTGCCCATATCGTGAAGAAATTCGAAAATACTGGGGAAGACGCAGAAGATCTCATCTCCATCGGAACAATCGGGCTGATTAAAGCTATCGAAAGCTATTCATCGGGTAAAGGGACAAAACTTGCAACCTATGCTGCAAGATGTATAGAGAATGAGATTCTCATGCATTTGCGTGCGCTCAAAAAAACAAAAAAGGATGTTTCACTTCACGACCCCATCGGTCAAGATAAGGAAGGAAACGAAATTTCATTGATTGACATTTTAAAATCAGAAAGTGAAGACGTGATTGACACCATTCAGCTAAATATGGAGCTTGAAAAGGTCAAAGAGTACATTGACATTTTAGATGGACGAGAAAAAGAAGTCATCGTTGGCAGATTCGGACTGGATTTGAAAAAGGAAAAAACGCAACGGGAAATTGCGAAGGAGCTTGGAATTTCAAGAAGTTATGTATCGCGGATTGAGAAACGGGCACTGATGAAGATGTTCCATGAGTTTTACCGGGCGGAGAAGGAGAAGAGGAAAAGGGATAAGGGGAAATGA
- a CDS encoding polysaccharide deacetylase family protein: protein MKGLHILVCILLLCAFVPNETEAGTLRRADLEKNGRVFWDMRAERKKIALTFDDGPHPVYTNQILDVLKEHQVNASFFVIGSRIHAYPEIAQRIVKEGNELGNHTMNHTYFDLLSSKEIKQELKESAAHIASLQPSGPLLFRPPGGRLNMKSFRILTKQGYDVVMWSFTQDPKDWSRPGAHKIASRIIEHIQGGDIILLHDGGGNRKQTVEALKQVVPVLKKEGYQFVKVSELLHHDRALQPILLQ, encoded by the coding sequence ATGAAAGGTTTGCATATCCTTGTGTGTATACTGTTACTATGCGCTTTTGTACCCAATGAGACAGAGGCAGGCACATTAAGAAGAGCGGATCTTGAAAAAAACGGGAGAGTCTTTTGGGACATGAGAGCAGAAAGGAAAAAGATTGCGTTGACGTTTGATGATGGACCGCATCCGGTATATACGAATCAAATATTGGATGTACTGAAGGAGCATCAAGTAAATGCTAGTTTTTTTGTAATCGGGAGCCGGATTCATGCGTATCCAGAGATCGCACAGCGGATTGTCAAGGAAGGAAATGAACTGGGCAATCACACAATGAATCATACGTATTTTGATCTTCTTTCATCAAAGGAAATCAAGCAGGAATTAAAAGAATCTGCGGCCCACATTGCATCTCTTCAGCCGAGCGGCCCATTATTATTTAGACCGCCTGGTGGCAGACTCAATATGAAGTCATTTCGTATCCTCACAAAACAAGGATATGATGTGGTGATGTGGTCGTTTACACAAGACCCGAAAGACTGGTCAAGACCGGGGGCACATAAAATTGCAAGCCGTATTATTGAACACATTCAAGGCGGCGATATCATCCTTTTGCATGATGGCGGAGGCAATCGCAAGCAAACAGTAGAAGCACTCAAACAGGTTGTCCCCGTGTTAAAGAAAGAGGGCTATCAATTTGTGAAAGTAAGCGAATTGCTACATCATGACCGAGCCCTTCAGCCCATCCTTCTTCAATAG
- a CDS encoding GDSL-type esterase/lipase family protein, with amino-acid sequence MLICVVNGCSKPVHESIIAFGDSNTRGSNWDFRDYPTSEKWVNLIKNGERGKIQVMNAGIGGQTTEDAKLRFEQDILNQKPTYVFIMFGTNDAAILDGKHPRVTKKRFKENLSYFISESRKEGITPILMTCVPVVEGGKKGLYYYSRYKPSYFTERGGARAWQNSYNDITREVAKEQNVPLVDNWKAFIQKAGENSDRALIQSGLIDPSGNHMTPKGARIIYNEIKERDVMKHF; translated from the coding sequence ATGCTAATATGTGTTGTCAATGGATGTTCAAAGCCAGTTCACGAAAGTATCATTGCATTTGGCGACAGCAACACAAGGGGGTCCAATTGGGATTTTCGTGATTACCCAACATCTGAGAAGTGGGTGAATCTCATCAAAAATGGCGAGCGCGGCAAAATTCAAGTAATGAATGCAGGAATCGGCGGCCAGACAACTGAAGATGCGAAGCTTCGTTTTGAACAGGATATTTTGAATCAAAAACCAACGTACGTCTTCATCATGTTCGGTACAAATGATGCGGCGATATTAGACGGGAAACATCCCCGTGTGACAAAAAAGCGTTTTAAAGAAAATTTATCGTATTTCATTTCTGAAAGTAGAAAAGAGGGCATTACCCCGATTTTGATGACATGTGTACCTGTTGTAGAAGGAGGGAAAAAGGGCTTATATTATTACTCGCGATATAAGCCGTCTTATTTTACAGAAAGAGGCGGAGCGAGAGCATGGCAAAACTCATATAATGACATCACGAGAGAAGTAGCTAAGGAACAGAATGTACCACTCGTGGATAATTGGAAAGCATTCATTCAAAAAGCTGGTGAAAATAGTGACAGAGCCCTTATTCAGTCGGGTCTCATTGACCCCTCCGGCAATCATATGACACCTAAAGGAGCTAGGATTATTTATAACGAAATCAAAGAGCGTGATGTCATGAAACATTTTTAA
- a CDS encoding sporulation histidine kinase inhibitor Sda, producing MKKLSDDLLIESYYKANEMNLNRDFIELIETEMKRRSLGHMLSVSS from the coding sequence ATGAAAAAGCTGTCAGATGATTTACTTATAGAATCATATTATAAAGCAAATGAAATGAATCTAAATCGCGACTTCATTGAATTAATTGAGACAGAAATGAAGAGACGTTCGCTCGGGCATATGCTCTCTGTTTCCTCTTAA